From Robbsia betulipollinis, the proteins below share one genomic window:
- the recA gene encoding recombinase RecA, with the protein MEDSKKGPSGMTAEKGKALSAALAQIEKQFGKGSIMRMGDNDKFDDIQVVSTGSLGLDIALGVGGLPRGRVVEIYGPESSGKTTLTLQVIAEMQKSGGTCAFIDAEHALDVQYASKLGVKVSDLLISQPDTGEQALEITDALVRSNSIDLIVIDSVAALVPKAEIEGEMGDSLPGLQARLMSQALRKLTALIQRANCTVIFINQIRMKIGVMFGSPETTTGGNALKFYASVRLDIRRIGSIKKNDEVVGSETRVKVVKNKVAPPFRETIFDILYGEGISREGEIIDLGVQHKIVEKAGAWYSYKGDRVGQGKDNAREFLRENPAIAREIENRVRETLGIAAMPSTPGAAPAAPAAAEEPGSDD; encoded by the coding sequence ATGGAAGATAGCAAGAAAGGCCCGAGCGGAATGACTGCCGAGAAAGGCAAGGCGCTCTCGGCTGCGCTGGCCCAGATCGAAAAGCAGTTCGGCAAAGGGTCGATCATGCGGATGGGCGACAACGACAAGTTCGACGATATCCAGGTGGTGTCGACGGGCTCGCTCGGGCTCGACATCGCGCTGGGCGTCGGGGGCTTGCCGCGTGGTCGCGTCGTCGAGATCTATGGTCCGGAATCGTCGGGCAAGACCACGCTGACCCTGCAGGTCATCGCCGAGATGCAGAAGTCGGGAGGAACGTGCGCGTTCATCGACGCCGAGCACGCGCTCGACGTCCAGTACGCGAGCAAGCTGGGCGTCAAGGTGTCCGATCTGCTGATTTCGCAGCCGGACACGGGCGAGCAGGCGCTCGAAATCACCGATGCGCTGGTGCGCTCGAACTCGATCGACCTGATCGTCATCGACTCGGTCGCGGCGCTGGTGCCGAAGGCCGAAATCGAAGGCGAAATGGGCGACTCGCTGCCGGGTCTCCAGGCACGGTTGATGTCGCAGGCGCTGCGCAAGTTGACCGCCCTGATCCAGCGCGCGAACTGCACGGTGATCTTCATCAATCAGATCCGGATGAAGATCGGTGTGATGTTCGGCAGCCCCGAGACGACCACGGGCGGCAACGCGCTGAAGTTCTACGCCTCGGTCCGGCTGGATATCCGCCGCATTGGCTCGATCAAGAAGAATGACGAGGTGGTAGGTTCCGAAACGCGCGTCAAGGTGGTGAAGAACAAGGTCGCGCCGCCGTTCCGCGAGACGATCTTCGACATCCTGTACGGGGAGGGGATTTCCCGCGAAGGCGAAATCATCGACCTGGGCGTCCAGCACAAGATCGTCGAGAAGGCGGGTGCGTGGTACAGCTACAAGGGTGACCGTGTCGGTCAGGGCAAGGACAACGCACGGGAATTCCTGCGCGAGAATCCGGCCATCGCGCGCGAGATCGAAAACCGCGTGCGCGAGACCCTTGGCATCGCGGCGATGCCGTCGACTCCGGGCGCGGCACCGGCCGCACCCGCGGCGGCGGAAGAGCCGGGCAGCGACGACTGA
- a CDS encoding response regulator encodes MRILIAEDDSILADGLIRSLRQTGYAVDRVDNGSAADSALALQTYDLLILDLGLPKLSGLDVLRRLRGRGTAVPVLILTAADSIEARVTGLDLGADDYMAKPFALSELEARIRALTRRGASGGAAIIRHGALCFDQVGRTATLGDRALDLSARELELLEVLLQRVGRLVSKEQLVDHLCAWGEEVSTNAIEVYMHRLRKKIEPGGIRVTTVRGIGYCLDRPTLPPPDHAPPAGTAGTAGTAAPRRTDRADSHR; translated from the coding sequence ATGCGAATTCTCATTGCCGAGGATGACAGCATACTCGCCGACGGCCTGATCCGTTCCCTCCGCCAGACGGGTTACGCGGTGGATCGCGTGGACAACGGCAGCGCGGCGGACAGTGCGCTCGCCCTGCAGACCTACGATCTGCTGATCCTCGACCTCGGTTTGCCGAAGCTGTCCGGTCTCGATGTCCTGCGGCGCCTGCGCGGCCGGGGCACGGCCGTTCCGGTGCTGATCCTGACCGCCGCCGACAGCATCGAGGCCCGCGTCACCGGTCTCGACCTGGGAGCGGACGACTATATGGCCAAGCCGTTCGCGCTGTCCGAACTGGAGGCGCGCATCCGTGCATTGACGCGACGCGGCGCGAGCGGCGGCGCGGCGATCATCCGCCACGGCGCCCTCTGCTTCGATCAGGTCGGCCGGACCGCCACGCTCGGCGACCGCGCGCTCGATCTGTCCGCCCGCGAACTGGAATTGCTGGAAGTGCTGCTGCAACGCGTCGGGCGCCTCGTCTCGAAAGAACAGCTGGTCGATCACCTGTGCGCGTGGGGCGAGGAAGTCAGCACCAATGCGATCGAAGTCTATATGCACCGCCTGCGCAAGAAAATCGAACCCGGCGGCATCCGCGTAACGACGGTGCGCGGCATCGGCTATTGCCTGGATCGTCCCACGCTCCCTCCCCCCGATCACGCGCCGCCCGCCGGGACTGCCGGGACTGCCGGGACTGCCGCCCCCCGTCGCACCGACCGCGCCGACTCGCATCGATGA
- a CDS encoding sensor histidine kinase yields the protein MNPSAPPELPVDAAVTTAPPPGPDARSLFGEILRWMLAPLVLLWPVSFAVTYLVAQAIASAPFDHALGNHAYALARQIDTRGAATLQLSVALRDWLLHDPEDIRLFQVRAPDARLLEGSATLPLPPDPPQPGVIRFRDATLDGQVWRIAYTHVALADANPALGADVRLALVQVAETRHKRADLANDILKGVLLPQLVILPLVVMLVWLGLSRGLAPLHTLQKRIRERRPHDRSPLETAQAPLEIAPLLAAFNTLLARLDENALVQKRFIAQAAHQMKTPLAGLRMQAELALRQPMGADVRHSLEQMASGSRQAARLVTQLLALARAENDGAAHDMQAVDIDRLAREVVRDWAPWALDKRMDLGYEGQDAEPGTPPGRVMRAQPVMLREMLANLVDNAIRYTSAGGRITVRVHADAARGDAHESGVHATARLFPAVVIEVEDTGPGIPAGERAKVRERFYRILGREGDGSGLGLAIVDETVALHGGSMTIDTPACPADPLSPGTLIRLVLPVSPPDPAAIALPPGVSER from the coding sequence ATGAACCCGTCGGCACCGCCCGAATTGCCGGTCGACGCGGCCGTCACGACGGCGCCCCCGCCCGGCCCGGACGCGCGCTCCCTGTTCGGTGAAATCCTTCGCTGGATGCTCGCCCCGCTGGTACTGCTTTGGCCGGTGAGCTTCGCGGTTACCTATCTGGTCGCGCAGGCGATCGCGAGCGCCCCGTTCGACCATGCGCTCGGCAACCATGCCTACGCCCTCGCCCGTCAGATCGACACGCGCGGCGCCGCAACCCTGCAGCTGAGCGTCGCCCTGCGCGACTGGCTGCTGCACGATCCGGAAGACATCCGGCTGTTCCAGGTGCGCGCACCCGACGCCCGCCTGCTGGAAGGCAGCGCGACGCTCCCCCTGCCGCCCGACCCGCCGCAGCCGGGCGTCATTCGCTTTCGCGACGCCACCCTCGATGGGCAGGTGTGGCGTATCGCCTATACCCATGTCGCGCTCGCCGACGCCAACCCCGCCCTCGGCGCCGACGTCCGCCTCGCGCTCGTGCAGGTCGCGGAGACGCGGCACAAACGCGCGGACCTCGCGAACGACATCCTCAAGGGCGTCCTCCTGCCCCAGCTCGTGATCCTGCCGCTGGTGGTCATGCTGGTCTGGCTCGGGCTTTCACGCGGGCTGGCGCCGCTGCACACCCTGCAAAAGCGCATCCGCGAACGGCGCCCGCACGACCGCTCGCCGCTGGAGACCGCGCAGGCGCCACTCGAAATCGCACCGCTCCTCGCGGCGTTCAACACCCTGCTGGCCCGGCTCGACGAGAACGCGCTCGTTCAGAAACGCTTCATCGCGCAGGCCGCGCACCAGATGAAGACGCCCCTCGCGGGGTTGCGCATGCAGGCCGAGCTGGCCTTGCGCCAGCCAATGGGCGCGGACGTACGGCATTCCCTCGAACAGATGGCCAGCGGTTCGCGCCAGGCCGCCCGTCTCGTCACGCAGTTGCTGGCGTTGGCCCGCGCCGAGAACGACGGGGCCGCGCACGACATGCAGGCGGTGGATATCGACCGGTTGGCGCGCGAGGTCGTCCGGGACTGGGCACCCTGGGCGCTCGACAAGCGCATGGACCTGGGCTACGAGGGACAGGACGCCGAGCCGGGCACGCCCCCGGGCCGCGTCATGCGCGCCCAGCCCGTGATGCTGCGCGAAATGCTGGCCAATCTGGTCGACAACGCGATTCGCTATACGTCCGCGGGCGGCCGCATCACCGTGCGCGTCCACGCCGACGCCGCGCGCGGGGACGCGCACGAAAGCGGCGTGCACGCCACCGCGCGCCTGTTCCCGGCGGTCGTGATCGAGGTCGAGGACACCGGCCCCGGCATTCCCGCGGGCGAACGCGCCAAGGTGCGGGAACGGTTCTACCGGATTCTCGGGCGCGAAGGCGACGGCAGCGGGCTGGGGCTGGCCATCGTCGACGAGACCGTCGCGCTGCATGGCGGATCCATGACCATCGATACACCGGCGTGCCCCGCAGATCCCCTGTCCCCGGGCACGCTGATCCGGCTCGTGCTGCCCGTCTCCCCGCCCGATCCGGCAGCGATCGCACTGCCGCCCGGCGTCAGCGAGCGGTAA
- a CDS encoding MFS transporter — MAVMGTQVSHAPMTGAERRVIFASSLGTVFEWYDFYLAGSLAVFISKSFFSGVNPTAGFIFTLLSFAAGFAVRPFGALVFGRLGDLVGRKYTFLVTILIMGASTFFVGLLPGYATMGIAAPVLFILMRLLQGLALGGEYGGAATYVAEHAPANRRGAYTSWIQTTATLGLFLSLLVILGVRTAVGETAFAAWGWRVPFLVSILLLAISVWIRLQLHESPAFQKMKDEGKASKAPLRESFGEWKNLKIVILALIGITAGQAVVWYTGQFYALFFLTQTLKVDGTTANILMALGLLIGTPFFVIFGSLSDRIGRKPIIMAGCLIAALTYFPLFHALTHYANPALESAQARAPITVTADPAECSFQFNPVGTSKFTSSCDVAKSYLSKAGFNYRNVAGPIGMPAQIRIGDETITAYDARRPDAKTTAAAFEQRMGTTLQADGYPLKADPAQINKPMTVVILAILVIYVAMVYGPIAAMLVEMFPTRIRYTSMSLPYHIGNGWFGGFLPATAFAIVAANGNIYSGLWYPIVVAVATFIIGMLFVKETKDRDIYAED; from the coding sequence ATGGCTGTCATGGGCACGCAGGTTTCACACGCGCCGATGACCGGAGCGGAGCGGCGCGTCATTTTCGCGTCGTCGCTCGGCACGGTCTTCGAGTGGTACGACTTCTATCTGGCGGGCTCGCTCGCCGTCTTCATCAGCAAGAGCTTTTTCTCCGGCGTCAACCCGACGGCCGGCTTCATCTTCACGCTGCTCAGCTTCGCCGCCGGCTTCGCGGTGCGGCCCTTCGGCGCCCTGGTGTTCGGCCGTCTGGGCGATCTGGTCGGACGCAAATACACCTTTCTCGTCACGATCCTCATCATGGGCGCGTCGACCTTCTTCGTCGGCCTGCTGCCGGGCTATGCGACGATGGGAATCGCCGCCCCGGTCCTCTTCATCCTGATGCGCCTGCTGCAGGGTCTCGCGCTCGGCGGCGAGTACGGCGGCGCGGCCACCTATGTCGCCGAACATGCGCCGGCGAACCGTCGTGGCGCCTACACGTCGTGGATCCAGACCACCGCGACCCTGGGGCTGTTTCTGTCCCTGCTCGTCATCCTGGGCGTGCGCACCGCCGTGGGCGAGACCGCCTTCGCCGCATGGGGCTGGCGCGTTCCCTTCCTGGTGTCGATCCTGCTGCTGGCGATCTCGGTCTGGATCCGCCTGCAACTGCACGAATCGCCGGCCTTCCAGAAGATGAAGGACGAAGGCAAGGCGTCGAAGGCGCCGCTGCGCGAATCGTTCGGCGAGTGGAAGAACCTGAAGATCGTCATCCTCGCGCTGATCGGCATCACCGCCGGGCAGGCCGTGGTCTGGTACACGGGGCAGTTCTACGCGCTGTTCTTCCTCACGCAGACGCTGAAAGTCGACGGCACGACGGCGAACATCCTGATGGCGCTGGGCCTGTTGATCGGCACGCCGTTCTTCGTCATCTTCGGCTCCCTGTCGGATCGCATCGGCCGCAAGCCCATCATCATGGCGGGTTGCCTGATCGCCGCGCTGACCTACTTCCCGCTGTTCCATGCGCTGACGCATTACGCGAACCCCGCGCTCGAGTCCGCGCAGGCGCGTGCGCCGATCACCGTCACCGCCGACCCGGCCGAATGCTCGTTCCAGTTCAATCCGGTGGGCACGTCGAAATTCACGTCTTCCTGCGACGTCGCGAAGAGTTATCTGTCGAAGGCCGGATTCAACTATCGGAATGTCGCCGGGCCGATCGGCATGCCCGCGCAGATCCGCATCGGCGATGAAACGATCACCGCCTACGATGCGCGCAGGCCCGACGCGAAAACGACGGCGGCGGCATTCGAGCAGCGCATGGGAACCACGCTGCAGGCCGACGGTTATCCGCTCAAGGCCGACCCGGCACAGATCAACAAACCGATGACCGTGGTCATTCTCGCGATCCTGGTGATCTATGTCGCGATGGTGTATGGACCGATCGCGGCGATGCTGGTGGAGATGTTTCCGACGCGGATCCGCTATACGTCGATGTCGCTGCCCTATCACATCGGCAATGGCTGGTTCGGCGGCTTCCTGCCGGCGACCGCCTTCGCGATCGTGGCCGCGAACGGCAATATCTATTCGGGGCTGTGGTATCCGATTGTGGTAGCGGTCGCGACCTTCATCATCGGGATGCTGTTCGTCAAAGAGACGAAGGATCGGGATATCTACGCGGAGGATTGA